The following are encoded in a window of Manihot esculenta cultivar AM560-2 chromosome 8, M.esculenta_v8, whole genome shotgun sequence genomic DNA:
- the LOC110620163 gene encoding heat stress transcription factor B-3: protein MGSTALDNNNSNKGFFEYVRKSTPPPFLLKTYMLVEDPATDQVISWNGDGTGFVVWQPAEFARDLLPTLFKHSNFSSFVRQLNTYGFRKVTTSRWEFCNDMFRKAERELLCQIRRRKAWSNKQQPTVPIQTTPQDSDEDQRSSSTSSSSEYSILIDENKRLKKENGVLSSELTGMKRKCKELLDLVAKYAHFEKEEEDDDSDKRPKLFGVRLEVGGDREMKRKRAKIRECATVLLSQSCK from the exons CCGCCTCCATTCTTGCTTAAAACCTACATGCTGGTGGAGGATCCGGCTACTGATCAAGTGATTTCTTGGAACGGCGATGGAACAGGGTTTGTGGTTTGGCAGCCGGCGGAGTTTGCCCGTGATCTTCTTCCAACACTGTTCAAGCACAGCAACTTCTCCAGCTTTGTCCGGCAACTGAATACATAT GGTTTTCGTAAAGTTACAACTAGCAGGTGGGAGTTTTGCAATGACATGTTTCGAAAGGCTGAAAGAGAGCTCCTTTGCCAAATTCGTCGACGAAAAGCATGGTCTAATAAGCAGCAACCAACTGTACCAATTCAAACTACACCACAAGATTCTGATGAAGATCAAAGATCGTCATCAACTTCATCCTCGTCTGAATACAGTATCCTAATCGATGAAAACAAGCGTCTTAAGAAAGAAAATGGGGTTTTAAGCTCGGAACTCACTGGTatgaaaagaaagtgcaagGAGCTTCTTGATTTAGTGGCTAAATATGCACATtttgagaaagaagaagaagacgacgACAGCGATAAGAGGCCAAAGTTATTTGGTGTGAGACTAGAAGTTGGGGGAGAcagggagatgaagagaaagagAGCTAAGATTAGAGAGTGTGCAACTGTTTTATTATCTCAATCatgcaaataa